The proteins below come from a single Podarcis muralis chromosome 8, rPodMur119.hap1.1, whole genome shotgun sequence genomic window:
- the AKAP11 gene encoding A-kinase anchor protein 11 isoform X5, giving the protein MDGHIRIRSSHRMSRVPVRKSFGECSMPPMKALLQSEKELCTVSAEELKAEKDNFNEVTFLCFADETAVAPKELAAMSVELPDLLKSLHLCTLHENDVIFLKDIHKPLETSVLKQKNYPSRILCVMKLSPSFARHEVDSLFTLLSKYAAGIRCTVEIRSLQKHLSIIPHAEDDDTNQSVSSIEDDFVTALEHLDEDEPTKMINSGQVTPEKLQDAGLQTISVQRLESLDPKFHFLHRKPSVKSSTSLVNILELKELSSSVRNSVTTSVSDPWLQRSFFRPQNSSDQNVNTLCKTLFSSSPAESSESDCSSPSPIIFLDEEGYQRSLKAKLQLPKIPVMKDGIEDSDSEVSEFFDSFDQFDEQEQTLESGCKHARGPVLQHPSHMKTISHKRPHSATTAMNPQRFKVDHPTLPANVRKPTPRKPESPYSNLLDVPDSPRPLKTSGDDSGGLFSPIRSSAFSPLGSCLSTECPCQLGVSRGAINQKHNLVCHPYSDFANNISFEILGSVFNSRSPSSCRCTQEFSNSNRIVSKEETAQSAKTQGETSGKELDNRQKSKCKSLMIKDHIQKFASELVEKSFGSAFKDLQKGVSSCTNALCHLAAKLTSSIFQMAFYEIGRQQAFSLKKKAINGLAGFLVSEALTGALKELHSVKQQIFTNTVAKFAANLAEELIFEGIMEVCQFSHPSTPTTFQNWSFHYDDKVIQSYSKDLSESVIQEAFIELSQVEVAFTTQAAISISTDNIKYIGAESSLESTQASNASSEFHDQEPVALNSIQEFREEYTVHKALFCTSGIASSIPVPLAGSILCQNQILFNDIQVRKHSASTGSLKFYKKSAERCCATQKRQDEVTSVRNVYLMTDSSQNSEYNAHIVCTQSDFKQANSPEVSKFSDLTTRMPSVSNFSGTMVDMIVTEAYEAVTTSKTSKNAEQYTEILKLDKTSYLPCIGEDACENMFANYLAKRIVKQSVDETKSACSVTGEKLAYCVGLGTSKKSNRKELHSAIKPSETNKSIPVIVGQQQMPLNSSSKFHVSPVYSNRCLLSGSKDGIQGEKRHMGCRTSTSTPSPCSAVTFVKPAEEFPDAESCSAKSSSNPLGKHNTYKSAGHFALCSTFGPERTFPSINAFTSVATNGEEAFQMEDKLSIRAETPCVLPDTPPPTPLIATQMSSEWNLRKLSKKLKGELAKDFAPATPPSTPYRSETGGVYENERHDLEKEEFMLKLMRSLSEEVESSEDEEHWPVALDERTKASGRTTEYADHLATRIIAVATEMAASHLDYKAVQMENNKCFPISAENKRCGHSGFVNVSDASLHSLLVYAGNMAGKVISEAKKIVESKQCTLLRLKQVNCGADGVRPKRNTHKCWAKDMRCPWADQGSRETDSSILSLPQHPEAPGLTSKYPSCESVTDEYADHIIRILKREGGHSELIMDQFASRLAYRSIKSGMQEAAGKLRMKYKSKIAPSEGSKVNSKADPGVDGKKQKKGNICHLGQRACGNKCSTHRTECTKLLDFSESLACSITSDVRRKIMRGACLSKSLTDSCLYKKSKNDQVTDLKATFSKALSPFCCKQKLYHSTGSLNEPTYRNGIIHAIEQYARKVVDDTLEASLESATLQTTGNWTNGDRTTYAEKLSPFSATACRYCSMNEHQYCAGSSSLQLIRQELHSQVHQVPRKSGICPKSRILHLDIPKIHINMDEKVVFAENVVATVFDKAERQLSNTSLTADSGIGQDGVSFVESLTTEIMTSCMTNISPPANISSVGKEGFNSAESIVSQQMSLSTGDDSTGSWSNLSFEDEHPDENSSFLHLSDSNGNSSSWSSLGLEGDMYEENLSFPTSDRLVKPRH; this is encoded by the exons ATGGATGGCCATATCAGGATCCGAAGCAGTCATAGGATGTCAAGGGTACCAGTGAGAAAG AGCTTTGGTGAATGTTCAATGCCTCCCATGAAGGCATTGTTGCAAAGTGAAAAAGAATTATGCACAGTATCAGCAGAAGAGTTGAAGGCGGAGAAAGACAATTTCAATGAG GTCACATTTCTGTGCTTTGCTGATGAGACAGCTGTTGCTCCTAAG GAATTGGCAGCCATGTCTGTTGAGCTCCCAGATCTTCTGAAATCCCTCCATTTGTGCActttacatgaaaatgatgtcaTTTTTCTAAAGGATATTCATAAACCATTGGAGACCAGTGTTCTTAAGCAGAAG aaTTACCCCTCACGGATTCTGTGTGTGATGAAATTGTCTCCATCATTTGCAAGACACGAAGTGGATTCTTTGTTTACTTTACTGAGTAAATATGCTGCTGGTATAAGATGTACTGTGGAAATACGCTCATTGCAGAAGCACCTGTCCATCATACCCCATGCTGAGGATGATGATACTAATCAGTCAGTGTCATCAATTGAGGATGATTTCGTTACTGCGTTAGAACATTTAGATGAAGATGAGCCCACAAAAATGATAAACTCTG GTCAAGTTACACCTGAAAAACTTCAAGATGCTGGTTTGCAGACCATCTCTGTTCAACGTTTGGAATCTCTCGATCCAAAGTTTCATTTTCTACATCGGAAGCCATCTGTCAAGTCATCAACATCTCTAGTTAACATCTTGGAATTAAAAGAATTGTCATCTTCTGTAAGAAATTCTGTCACAACTTCTGTTTCGGATCCTTGGCTGCAGAGGAGTTTCTTCAGGCCACAGAATTCTTCTGATCAGAATGTTAACACTTTATGTAAAACACTgttttcttcctctcctgctgAATCATCAGAGTCAGATTGTTCTAGCCCAAGCCCTATTATTTTCTTAGATGAAGAAGGGTATCAGAGAAGCCTAAAGGCAAAACTTCAGCTACCAAAAATCCCAGTAATGAAAGATGGCATAGAGGATTCAGACTCTGAAGTAAGTGAATTTTTCGATAGCTTTGACCAATTTGATGAACAAGAACAAACACTGGAGAGTGGTTGTAAACATGCGAGGGGTCCTGTCCTTCAACATCCATCTCATATGAAAACGATTTCGCATAAAAGGCCACACTCTGCAACCACTGCAATGAATCCTCAAAGGTTCAAGGTTGATCATCCCACTCTTCCAGCCAATGTGAGGAAGCCAACGCCTCGCAAACCAGAATCTCCATATAGCAACCTCTTGGATGTTCCTGATTCCCCCCGGCCATTGAAAACATCAGGGGATGACAGTGGAGGCTTGTTCAGCCCTATCAGATCTTCAGCTTTCAGTCCATTAGGCAGTTGTCTTTCAACAGAGTGTCCTTGTCAGTTGGGTGTCAGTAGAGGTGCCATTAACCAAAAGCACAATCTGGTTTGTCACCCATACTCAGATTTTGCAAATAATATTTCCTTTGAAATCTTAGGTTCGGTCTTTAATTCCAGATCTCCATCATCATGTAGATGCACACAGGAATTTTCTAACAGTAATAGGATTGTCTCAAAAGAAGAAACAGCCCAGTCAGCAAAAACCCAAGGGGAAACTTCTGGAAAAGAATTAGATAACAGACAAAAATCTAAATGCAAATCACTAATGATTAAAGACCACATCCAGAAATTTGCATCAGAGCTCGTTGAGAAGAGTTTTGGCAGTGCTTTTAAAGATCTTCAGAAAGGTGTTTCTTCATGTACTAATGCACTCTGTCACTTGGCTGCAAAACTGACTTCTTCAATCTTTCAAATGGCTTTTTATGAGATTGGGAGGCAGCAAGCTTTTTCACTGAAGAAGAAAGCTATTAATGGACTAGCAGGCTTTTTGGTGAGTGAAGCGTTAACAGGTGCTTTAAAAGAGCTACATTCTGTAAAGCAACAAATATTTACCAACACAGTTGCAAAATTTGCAGCAAACCTGGCTGAGGAACTAATTTTTGAGGGGATCATGGAAGTGTGCCAGTTTTCACACCCATCAACTCCTACAACTTTTCAGAACTGGTCCTTCCATTATGATGATAAAGTTATACAATCATATTCCAAAGACTTGTCTGAGTCGGTTATTCAGGAAGCTTTTATTGAGTTATCACAGGTTGAGGTGGCATTTACAACACAAGCAGCAATTAGTATTTCCACGGACAATATAAAGTACATAGGTGCAGAAAGTAGTTTGGAGTCAACACAGGCCTCCAATGCTTCCTCTGAGTTTCATGATCAAGAACCAGTAGCCTTGAATTCAATACAGGAATTCAGGGAGGAATATACTGTCCATAAAGCTTTGTTCTGTACGTCTGGCATTGCAAGTTCAATCCCGGTGCCCTTAGCTGGAAGCATACTTTGTCAAAATCAGATTTTATTTAATGACATACAGGTAAGGAAACATTCAGCGTCAACAGGCAGTCtgaaattttataaaaaatcagCAGAGCGGTGTTGTGCAACACAGAAAAGACAAGATGAAGTGACATCAGTTAGAAATGTTTACTTGATGACAGATAGCAGTCAGAACAGTGAATATAATGCACATATTGTATGTACACAAAGTGACTTTAAGCAAGCAAATAGCCCTGAAGTCAGTAAATTTTCAGACTTAACAACTAGGATGCCGAGCGTCAGTAATTTTTCTGGAACAATGGTAGATATGATTGTAACGGAGGCATATGAAGCAGTAACCACTTCCAAGACATCCAAAAATGCAGAGCAATACACAGAAATACTAAAATTGGATAAAACGTCATATTTGCCATGCATTGGTGAAGATGCCTGTGAGAATATGTTTGCAAATTATTTAGCCAAGCGAATAGTGAAACAGTCTGTAGATGAAACTAAATCTGCCTGTTCTGTTACCGGTGAGAAATTAGCATACTGTGTGGGATTGGGAACCAGTAAAAAAAGCAATAGGAAAGAATTGCATAGTGCAATAAAACcatcagaaacaaacaaaagtatTCCAGTAATTGTAGGGCAGCAGCAGATGCCCTTGAACAGCTCATCTAAATTTCATGTATCGCCAGTTTACTCTAATAGGTGTCTGCTTTCAGGGTCTAAAGATGGCATTCAGGGGGAAAAGAGACATATGGGTTGCAGGACTTCCACATCCACGCCATCTCCTTGTTCTGCAGTGACTTTTGTGAAACCTGCTGAAGAGTTTCCAGATGCAGAAAGCTGTTCAGCAAAATCCTCAAGCAACCCACTGGGAAAACACAACACATACAAATCAGCAGGGCACTTTGCACTTTGCTCTACATTTGGTCCCGAAAGAACTTTTCCTAGCATTAATGCCTTCACTTCTGTGGCAACTAACGGTGAAGAAGCATTTCAGATGGAAGACAAATTGAGTATCAGAGCTGAAACTCCTTGTGTCCTACCAGACACACCTCCACCAACACCTTTAATAGCAACCCAAATGAGTTCAGAGTGGAATTTAAGAAAGCTATCAAAGAAACTGAAAGGTGAACTAGCAAAGGATTTTGCACCCGCGACGCCCCCTTCTACCCCTTACCGATCAGAAACCGGTGGAGTATATGAAAATGAACGCCATGACTTAGAAAAGGAAGAGTTCATGTTGAAACTGATGCGGTCTCTCTCTGAGGAAGTTGAAAGCAGCGAAGATGAAGAGCATTGGCCTGTAGCATTGGACGAGAGAACGAAAGCATCAGGAAGGACAACAGAATATGCCGATCATCTAGCCACTCGCATAATTGCTGTGGCAACCGAAATGGCTGCTTCACATTTAGATTATAAAGCGGTTCAAATGGAGAATAATAAATGCTTTCCAATAAGTGCGGAAAATAAAAGATGTGGGCATAGTGGATTTGTGAATGTTTCAGATGCCAGCCTACATTCGTTGTTGGTTTATGCTGGTAATATGGCTGGAAAGGTCATTAGTGAAGCTAAGAAAATAGTTGAATCCAAACAATGCACTCTTCTAAGGCTGAAGCAAGTGAACTGCGGGGCAGATGGCGTTCGTCCTAAAAGAAACACTCATAAATGCTGGGCCAAAGACATGAGGTGTCCCTGGGCAGACCAGGGGTCTCGAGAGACAGACTCTTCTATACTCTCTCTACCCCAGCACCCAGAAGCTCCAGGTCTGACTTCCAAATATCCAAGTTGTGAGAGTGTCACTGATGAATATGCAGATCACATCATTCGTATTCTGAAAAGAGAAGGTGGCCACAGTGAACTGATAATGGATCAGTTTGCCAGTAGACTTGCTTACAGATCTATAAAAtctggaatgcaggaagctgcaggGAAACTCAGGATGAAGTATAAAAGTAAAATAGCTCCCTCCGAGGGCTCAAAGGTAAACAGTAAGGCTGATCCGGGTGTGgatggaaagaaacagaaaaaagggaACATTTGTCATTTGGGGCAGCGAGCCTGTGGAAACAAATGTAGCACACACAGAACTGAATGTACAAAGTTGCTAGATTTTTCAGAATCCCTTGCTTGTAGCATAACATCTgatgtcagaaggaaaataatgAGAGGAGCTTGTCTGTCAAAATCTTTAACTGATTCCTGTTTGTATAAAAAATCTAAGAACGATCAAGTCACTGATCTTAAAGCAACATTTTCTAAAGCACTTTCTCCTTTCTGTTGCAAACAAAAGCTTTATCATAGTACAGGCAGTTTAAATGAACCTACTTACAGAAATGGCATTATTCATGCCATTGAACAGTATGCTAGGAAGGTAGTAGATGACACTTTAGAAGCTAGCTTGGAATCTGCTACGCTGCAAACTACTGGAAACTGGACAAATGGAGATAGAACAACATATGCAGAAAAGTTGTCTCCATTTTCTGCAACAGCCTGCAGATACTGTAGTATGAATGAGCATCAATACTGTGCTGGAAGTTCATCTTTGCAGCTGATTCGGCAAGAACTCCACTCTCAAGTTCATCAGGTTCCCAGAAAAAGTGGAATCTGTCCTAAATCTCGCATTCTTCACCTGGATATCCCAAAAATTCATATTAATATGGATGAGAAGGTAGTATTTGCTGAAAATGTGGTTGCTACAGTTTTTGACAAAGCAGAAAGGCAGCTTAGCAACACAAGTTTGACAGCGGATAGTGGAATTGGCCAGGATGGAGTCAGCTTTGTTGAAAGCCTCACTACAGAAATAATGACTTCCTGTATGACAAACATTAGTCCACCTGCCAACATAAG
- the AKAP11 gene encoding A-kinase anchor protein 11 isoform X2 — MDGHIRIRSSHRMSRVPVRKSFGECSMPPMKALLQSEKELCTVSAEELKAEKDNFNEVTFLCFADETAVAPKELAAMSVELPDLLKSLHLCTLHENDVIFLKDIHKPLETSVLKQKNYPSRILCVMKLSPSFARHEVDSLFTLLSKYAAGIRCTVEIRSLQKHLSIIPHAEDDDTNQSVSSIEDDFVTALEHLDEDEPTKMINSGQVTPEKLQDAGLQTISVQRLESLDPKFHFLHRKPSVKSSTSLVNILELKELSSSVRNSVTTSVSDPWLQRSFFRPQNSSDQNVNTLCKTLFSSSPAESSESDCSSPSPIIFLDEEGYQRSLKAKLQLPKIPVMKDGIEDSDSEVSEFFDSFDQFDEQEQTLESGCKHARGPVLQHPSHMKTISHKRPHSATTAMNPQRFKVDHPTLPANVRKPTPRKPESPYSNLLDVPDSPRPLKTSGDDSGGLFSPIRSSAFSPLGSCLSTECPCQLGVSRGAINQKHNLVCHPYSDFANNISFEILGSVFNSRSPSSCRCTQEFSNSNRIVSKEETAQSAKTQGETSGKELDNRQKSKCKSLMIKDHIQKFASELVEKSFGSAFKDLQKGVSSCTNALCHLAAKLTSSIFQMAFYEIGRQQAFSLKKKAINGLAGFLVSEALTGALKELHSVKQQIFTNTVAKFAANLAEELIFEGIMEVCQFSHPSTPTTFQNWSFHYDDKVIQSYSKDLSESVIQEAFIELSQVEVAFTTQAAISISTDNIKYIGAESSLESTQASNASSEFHDQEPVALNSIQEFREEYTVHKALFCTSGIASSIPVPLAGSILCQNQILFNDIQVRKHSASTGSLKFYKKSAERCCATQKRQDEVTSVRNVYLMTDSSQNSEYNAHIVCTQSDFKQANSPEVSKFSDLTTRMPSVSNFSGTMVDMIVTEAYEAVTTSKTSKNAEQYTEILKLDKTSYLPCIGEDACENMFANYLAKRIVKQSVDETKSACSVTGEKLAYCVGLGTSKKSNRKELHSAIKPSETNKSIPVIVGQQQMPLNSSSKFHVSPVYSNRCLLSGSKDGIQGEKRHMGCRTSTSTPSPCSAVTFVKPAEEFPDAESCSAKSSSNPLGKHNTYKSAGHFALCSTFGPERTFPSINAFTSVATNGEEAFQMEDKLSIRAETPCVLPDTPPPTPLIATQMSSEWNLRKLSKKLKGELAKDFAPATPPSTPYRSETGGVYENERHDLEKEEFMLKLMRSLSEEVESSEDEEHWPVALDERTKASGRTTEYADHLATRIIAVATEMAASHLDYKAVQMENNKCFPISAENKRCGHSGFVNVSDASLHSLLVYAGNMAGKVISEAKKIVESKQCTLLRLKQVNCGADGVRPKRNTHKCWAKDMRCPWADQGSRETDSSILSLPQHPEAPGLTSKYPSCESVTDEYADHIIRILKREGGHSELIMDQFASRLAYRSIKSGMQEAAGKLRMKYKSKIAPSEGSKVNSKADPGVDGKKQKKGNICHLGQRACGNKCSTHRTECTKLLDFSESLACSITSDVRRKIMRGACLSKSLTDSCLYKKSKNDQVTDLKATFSKALSPFCCKQKLYHSTGSLNEPTYRNGIIHAIEQYARKVVDDTLEASLESATLQTTGNWTNGDRTTYAEKLSPFSATACRYCSMNEHQYCAGSSSLQLIRQELHSQVHQVPRKSGICPKSRILHLDIPKIHINMDEKVVFAENVVATVFDKAERQLSNTSLTADSGIGQDGVSFVESLTTEIMTSCMTNISPPANISSVGKEGFNSAESIVSQQMSLSTGDDSTGSWSNLSFEDEHPDENSSFLHLSDSDGTEDKEEELKDTIEGLGNIGKALVIINVDIGPCLVDSQLRMALQWLTASEAEVAELHFHDGVPKEFVLLSKKLQERGWKVGDLFQAVLKYCEVMEKVADGERALGSKTFFGWLQEHV, encoded by the exons ATGGATGGCCATATCAGGATCCGAAGCAGTCATAGGATGTCAAGGGTACCAGTGAGAAAG AGCTTTGGTGAATGTTCAATGCCTCCCATGAAGGCATTGTTGCAAAGTGAAAAAGAATTATGCACAGTATCAGCAGAAGAGTTGAAGGCGGAGAAAGACAATTTCAATGAG GTCACATTTCTGTGCTTTGCTGATGAGACAGCTGTTGCTCCTAAG GAATTGGCAGCCATGTCTGTTGAGCTCCCAGATCTTCTGAAATCCCTCCATTTGTGCActttacatgaaaatgatgtcaTTTTTCTAAAGGATATTCATAAACCATTGGAGACCAGTGTTCTTAAGCAGAAG aaTTACCCCTCACGGATTCTGTGTGTGATGAAATTGTCTCCATCATTTGCAAGACACGAAGTGGATTCTTTGTTTACTTTACTGAGTAAATATGCTGCTGGTATAAGATGTACTGTGGAAATACGCTCATTGCAGAAGCACCTGTCCATCATACCCCATGCTGAGGATGATGATACTAATCAGTCAGTGTCATCAATTGAGGATGATTTCGTTACTGCGTTAGAACATTTAGATGAAGATGAGCCCACAAAAATGATAAACTCTG GTCAAGTTACACCTGAAAAACTTCAAGATGCTGGTTTGCAGACCATCTCTGTTCAACGTTTGGAATCTCTCGATCCAAAGTTTCATTTTCTACATCGGAAGCCATCTGTCAAGTCATCAACATCTCTAGTTAACATCTTGGAATTAAAAGAATTGTCATCTTCTGTAAGAAATTCTGTCACAACTTCTGTTTCGGATCCTTGGCTGCAGAGGAGTTTCTTCAGGCCACAGAATTCTTCTGATCAGAATGTTAACACTTTATGTAAAACACTgttttcttcctctcctgctgAATCATCAGAGTCAGATTGTTCTAGCCCAAGCCCTATTATTTTCTTAGATGAAGAAGGGTATCAGAGAAGCCTAAAGGCAAAACTTCAGCTACCAAAAATCCCAGTAATGAAAGATGGCATAGAGGATTCAGACTCTGAAGTAAGTGAATTTTTCGATAGCTTTGACCAATTTGATGAACAAGAACAAACACTGGAGAGTGGTTGTAAACATGCGAGGGGTCCTGTCCTTCAACATCCATCTCATATGAAAACGATTTCGCATAAAAGGCCACACTCTGCAACCACTGCAATGAATCCTCAAAGGTTCAAGGTTGATCATCCCACTCTTCCAGCCAATGTGAGGAAGCCAACGCCTCGCAAACCAGAATCTCCATATAGCAACCTCTTGGATGTTCCTGATTCCCCCCGGCCATTGAAAACATCAGGGGATGACAGTGGAGGCTTGTTCAGCCCTATCAGATCTTCAGCTTTCAGTCCATTAGGCAGTTGTCTTTCAACAGAGTGTCCTTGTCAGTTGGGTGTCAGTAGAGGTGCCATTAACCAAAAGCACAATCTGGTTTGTCACCCATACTCAGATTTTGCAAATAATATTTCCTTTGAAATCTTAGGTTCGGTCTTTAATTCCAGATCTCCATCATCATGTAGATGCACACAGGAATTTTCTAACAGTAATAGGATTGTCTCAAAAGAAGAAACAGCCCAGTCAGCAAAAACCCAAGGGGAAACTTCTGGAAAAGAATTAGATAACAGACAAAAATCTAAATGCAAATCACTAATGATTAAAGACCACATCCAGAAATTTGCATCAGAGCTCGTTGAGAAGAGTTTTGGCAGTGCTTTTAAAGATCTTCAGAAAGGTGTTTCTTCATGTACTAATGCACTCTGTCACTTGGCTGCAAAACTGACTTCTTCAATCTTTCAAATGGCTTTTTATGAGATTGGGAGGCAGCAAGCTTTTTCACTGAAGAAGAAAGCTATTAATGGACTAGCAGGCTTTTTGGTGAGTGAAGCGTTAACAGGTGCTTTAAAAGAGCTACATTCTGTAAAGCAACAAATATTTACCAACACAGTTGCAAAATTTGCAGCAAACCTGGCTGAGGAACTAATTTTTGAGGGGATCATGGAAGTGTGCCAGTTTTCACACCCATCAACTCCTACAACTTTTCAGAACTGGTCCTTCCATTATGATGATAAAGTTATACAATCATATTCCAAAGACTTGTCTGAGTCGGTTATTCAGGAAGCTTTTATTGAGTTATCACAGGTTGAGGTGGCATTTACAACACAAGCAGCAATTAGTATTTCCACGGACAATATAAAGTACATAGGTGCAGAAAGTAGTTTGGAGTCAACACAGGCCTCCAATGCTTCCTCTGAGTTTCATGATCAAGAACCAGTAGCCTTGAATTCAATACAGGAATTCAGGGAGGAATATACTGTCCATAAAGCTTTGTTCTGTACGTCTGGCATTGCAAGTTCAATCCCGGTGCCCTTAGCTGGAAGCATACTTTGTCAAAATCAGATTTTATTTAATGACATACAGGTAAGGAAACATTCAGCGTCAACAGGCAGTCtgaaattttataaaaaatcagCAGAGCGGTGTTGTGCAACACAGAAAAGACAAGATGAAGTGACATCAGTTAGAAATGTTTACTTGATGACAGATAGCAGTCAGAACAGTGAATATAATGCACATATTGTATGTACACAAAGTGACTTTAAGCAAGCAAATAGCCCTGAAGTCAGTAAATTTTCAGACTTAACAACTAGGATGCCGAGCGTCAGTAATTTTTCTGGAACAATGGTAGATATGATTGTAACGGAGGCATATGAAGCAGTAACCACTTCCAAGACATCCAAAAATGCAGAGCAATACACAGAAATACTAAAATTGGATAAAACGTCATATTTGCCATGCATTGGTGAAGATGCCTGTGAGAATATGTTTGCAAATTATTTAGCCAAGCGAATAGTGAAACAGTCTGTAGATGAAACTAAATCTGCCTGTTCTGTTACCGGTGAGAAATTAGCATACTGTGTGGGATTGGGAACCAGTAAAAAAAGCAATAGGAAAGAATTGCATAGTGCAATAAAACcatcagaaacaaacaaaagtatTCCAGTAATTGTAGGGCAGCAGCAGATGCCCTTGAACAGCTCATCTAAATTTCATGTATCGCCAGTTTACTCTAATAGGTGTCTGCTTTCAGGGTCTAAAGATGGCATTCAGGGGGAAAAGAGACATATGGGTTGCAGGACTTCCACATCCACGCCATCTCCTTGTTCTGCAGTGACTTTTGTGAAACCTGCTGAAGAGTTTCCAGATGCAGAAAGCTGTTCAGCAAAATCCTCAAGCAACCCACTGGGAAAACACAACACATACAAATCAGCAGGGCACTTTGCACTTTGCTCTACATTTGGTCCCGAAAGAACTTTTCCTAGCATTAATGCCTTCACTTCTGTGGCAACTAACGGTGAAGAAGCATTTCAGATGGAAGACAAATTGAGTATCAGAGCTGAAACTCCTTGTGTCCTACCAGACACACCTCCACCAACACCTTTAATAGCAACCCAAATGAGTTCAGAGTGGAATTTAAGAAAGCTATCAAAGAAACTGAAAGGTGAACTAGCAAAGGATTTTGCACCCGCGACGCCCCCTTCTACCCCTTACCGATCAGAAACCGGTGGAGTATATGAAAATGAACGCCATGACTTAGAAAAGGAAGAGTTCATGTTGAAACTGATGCGGTCTCTCTCTGAGGAAGTTGAAAGCAGCGAAGATGAAGAGCATTGGCCTGTAGCATTGGACGAGAGAACGAAAGCATCAGGAAGGACAACAGAATATGCCGATCATCTAGCCACTCGCATAATTGCTGTGGCAACCGAAATGGCTGCTTCACATTTAGATTATAAAGCGGTTCAAATGGAGAATAATAAATGCTTTCCAATAAGTGCGGAAAATAAAAGATGTGGGCATAGTGGATTTGTGAATGTTTCAGATGCCAGCCTACATTCGTTGTTGGTTTATGCTGGTAATATGGCTGGAAAGGTCATTAGTGAAGCTAAGAAAATAGTTGAATCCAAACAATGCACTCTTCTAAGGCTGAAGCAAGTGAACTGCGGGGCAGATGGCGTTCGTCCTAAAAGAAACACTCATAAATGCTGGGCCAAAGACATGAGGTGTCCCTGGGCAGACCAGGGGTCTCGAGAGACAGACTCTTCTATACTCTCTCTACCCCAGCACCCAGAAGCTCCAGGTCTGACTTCCAAATATCCAAGTTGTGAGAGTGTCACTGATGAATATGCAGATCACATCATTCGTATTCTGAAAAGAGAAGGTGGCCACAGTGAACTGATAATGGATCAGTTTGCCAGTAGACTTGCTTACAGATCTATAAAAtctggaatgcaggaagctgcaggGAAACTCAGGATGAAGTATAAAAGTAAAATAGCTCCCTCCGAGGGCTCAAAGGTAAACAGTAAGGCTGATCCGGGTGTGgatggaaagaaacagaaaaaagggaACATTTGTCATTTGGGGCAGCGAGCCTGTGGAAACAAATGTAGCACACACAGAACTGAATGTACAAAGTTGCTAGATTTTTCAGAATCCCTTGCTTGTAGCATAACATCTgatgtcagaaggaaaataatgAGAGGAGCTTGTCTGTCAAAATCTTTAACTGATTCCTGTTTGTATAAAAAATCTAAGAACGATCAAGTCACTGATCTTAAAGCAACATTTTCTAAAGCACTTTCTCCTTTCTGTTGCAAACAAAAGCTTTATCATAGTACAGGCAGTTTAAATGAACCTACTTACAGAAATGGCATTATTCATGCCATTGAACAGTATGCTAGGAAGGTAGTAGATGACACTTTAGAAGCTAGCTTGGAATCTGCTACGCTGCAAACTACTGGAAACTGGACAAATGGAGATAGAACAACATATGCAGAAAAGTTGTCTCCATTTTCTGCAACAGCCTGCAGATACTGTAGTATGAATGAGCATCAATACTGTGCTGGAAGTTCATCTTTGCAGCTGATTCGGCAAGAACTCCACTCTCAAGTTCATCAGGTTCCCAGAAAAAGTGGAATCTGTCCTAAATCTCGCATTCTTCACCTGGATATCCCAAAAATTCATATTAATATGGATGAGAAGGTAGTATTTGCTGAAAATGTGGTTGCTACAGTTTTTGACAAAGCAGAAAGGCAGCTTAGCAACACAAGTTTGACAGCGGATAGTGGAATTGGCCAGGATGGAGTCAGCTTTGTTGAAAGCCTCACTACAGAAATAATGACTTCCTGTATGACAAACATTAGTCCACCTGCCAACATAAG